tttttataattcattGACAAACCTTAAAGCTAAATCTGTCCCATTGCCACACAAATGTTTTGTTAAAAATGAAACGCTTTGACATTTAAAATCGCTCAAAAATaattccatatttttatgtaccctgaacatataaaaaaataaagaaaaaaataaataaaaaaaaagaaaatatctATGTATCGAAATGAAAACAGAGAAGAAATTCATTCACTTTTATTTTACATTCATATTGtgataaacatttttatttacaaatttgatatttttttttttttttttttgaaacctgaaaatattgttatttccTTGTGAAAGAAATGAGAATAATTTTTGAACATGAATATCAAAATACTGttctataaaatttaaattttttattaaaagattGTCTGAATGTATGAAATGTGTTTTAGTAATAGATATagtttcttcattttttatgtcaAGATGTTTTGTTTGTTTAGATTGTTCAATATCTAtcatgtttatatttttttcaaattttgaattttctATAAACTCAAATTTATTGATTCTTTTATACACAccattgtaataataatattgaattatatCTGGAACTATGTATcgatttttttcttcttgatttttattttttaaaaaaattaaaagtcGAAATAAGTTAAAATCACCAACATCTgattttattcttataatattttcaatgttattttccatttccataaaaattccttttttttcttttttatttctatatgCTTCTCTTTCTATAATCAAAATtttgcatttattttttttgcgaTTCTGAGAGTGGACTCCGCGAGCAATTTCGTTCTGACTCGGTTTTTCTGAAATGTTTGGCAGTTTCTTAGTAGAACCAAAAGCGTTTTGATCAAGtttgttaaaatataattctaaAATATCTACTAAATTGttcataataaaatgaacCCATCTAGTTGTACCTCCCTTTCCAGCCCCTAACTCTATAAACAAATTTGTTCGAATATTTTCCtgattataaattatatccttattattaattagtgattcaaaaaaattgtaaaatgatttgttaaaatatagaaaaataaatactatattaatattttgtatatcatgcttatttatgttttttaaaagaaaGTGGATAGATTTATATGAACATGAAGAatcttcttctttttcaataccaaataaattattatttttaattctttttttaatacttgTTTTacaacataaatatatggcTAAATAAATGATcaaactatatatttcatCTTTGTCATATATTCTAGCATTATCTTTTACATCATTTTCGGATATAAACATATCTTCTTTTCCATCTTCGAAAAATATATctgtatttataaaatttacaaTTCTTTTACATATTTCATAATTATGAATATTTGTTATGTTTTTCAAACTTAAAATGGGTTGCATATAGCCCTTTGCTGAATCAAACAGTTCGCCATTTTTTTCTGACTCGCCACTATAAATTAAAGGTGGACCTCgtgtttttataatttgatcgCTTATATTTtcgataaaataatttaaaaaattgtctATATATTCTAAACTTGTATTATAAGAATTACTTAAATTCTccaaatttttcaaatttccCAAATTTCCCAAATTTCCCAAATTTCCCAAATTTCCCAAATTTCccaaatttaatttttttttaattttttttaaagattcATCATCTTGTAATTTCACTAATAAACCTTTACTaccatattttaaaaaccattttagtaatatttcatattttaattttataaataattcatatctatttatatctatatctttttttataagtaTATCTAATATTGTATCATTgaaaaagttata
Above is a window of Plasmodium yoelii strain 17X genome assembly, chromosome: 9 DNA encoding:
- a CDS encoding methyltransferase, putative; the protein is MQCICPLENKSFTKEIKNNKEIVKHLKKCPLFLKHLYYHYSPFYFPHINDSIYKLTEKINENKKNDFILYSEIENVLYEYYNFFNDTILDILIKKDIDINRYELFIKLKYEILLKWFLKYGSKGLLVKLQDDESLKKIKKKLNLGNLGNLGNLGNLGNLGNLKNLENLSNSYNTSLEYIDNFLNYFIENISDQIIKTRGPPLIYSGESEKNGELFDSAKGYMQPILSLKNITNIHNYEICKRIVNFINTDIFFEDGKEDMFISENDVKDNARIYDKDEIYSLIIYLAIYLCCKTSIKKRIKNNNLFGIEKEEDSSCSYKSIHFLLKNINKHDIQNINIVFIFLYFNKSFYNFFESLINNKDIIYNQENIRTNLFIELGAGKGGTTRWVHFIMNNLVDILELYFNKLDQNAFGSTKKLPNISEKPSQNEIARGVHSQNRKKNKCKILIIEREAYRNKKEKKGIFMEMENNIENIIRIKSDVGDFNLFRLLIFLKNKNQEEKNRYIVPDIIQYYYYNGVYKRINKFEFIENSKFEKNINMIDIEQSKQTKHLDIKNEETISITKTHFIHSDNLLIKNLNFIEQYFDIHVQKLFSFLSQGNNNIFRVHKNMELFLSDFKCQSVSFLTKHLCGNGTDLALRMLINNIKSNFTQNYFIISTCCHHKCEVDKILGIKYLKELKIDTKYFQHIIHHISGYASCANKEKRRIGKKIKLLIDLVRIRHLISEGMKNVHLVKYVNQSITIEKHAILFFNNNQLNLRGFKSY